A genome region from Paracoccus stylophorae includes the following:
- the addA gene encoding double-strand break repair helicase AddA has translation MTDDATLNQIAAADPLRSTWLTANAGSGKTRVLTDRVARLLLSGCAPERILCLTYTKAAATEMQNRLLRRLGGWAMLPEPDLRAALADLGAGEAPDLAQARRLFARAIETPGGLKVQTIHSFCATLLRRFPLEAGVPMGFAELDDRSARALRAEIVEEMARDGHPAMDDLTALHGGDNLDAFLTGLSQADHERAPDAQAIRAALDLPAGLTLDSLLDHVFSGGEGDLFDALLPIFQTGAATDLRLAGRLRHGNWRAPGLAELDLLTGALLTGSGTAAPFTAKIGKLPTKALRTGPCAPFMAELEDLMLRVQDARADALALALADKTLALHRFAHEFTRRLARRKAAQGWLDFDDLIRRTAQLLRESSMAQWVLWRLDGGIDHILVDEAQDTSPEQWQVIRSLTDEFTSGAGAQDRTRTLFVVGDPKQSIYSFQGADIAVFEEMRARFDRDFRAVQQPMQQRDLTHSFRSSPAILSLVDAVFRDDAAQGLGDPPRHIAFRDALPGRVDIWPPLPEPDKPDPGDWTRPVDAPAENAADTVLARAIAAQIAAMIGTPLPDAKTGATRTVGPGDIQILVQRRAGLFDDLLRELKAAGLPVAGADRLKLAAELAVRDITATLSVLVTPEDDLSLAAALRSPLFGLSEDALYRLAAGRGRRTLWQKLRESDHGRARDVLYDLAGQTDFLRPYDLISRLLTRHGGRAALIARLGQEAEDGIDELLSQALAYESAETPSLTGFLVWLSGDEVEVKRQLPGGAGGLIRIMTVHGAKGLESPIVILPETMKRRPDTRSRIVRMDGRPIWRGIAAERPDPVARAVAEQQRLQEEERRRLLYVAMTRAESWLIVAAAGDTGSGLDSWHAMIVEGATRAPLERAEIRIEGVGTALRLSFGDWPMGAARADGPAAMQVAVPDWARAPAPVPPDPPRIVAATGLGGAKVLGRPVADADHEAAMLRGTRLHLLLEHLPDAPPDRWPDLARAALAGAEGGLPDAEEFAALLDEARAVITAPALADVMRTPPGATVLREVGLTAPLNGSDILHGTIDRLLVGATEVLAVDYKSNAQVPATPEDVPTGILRQMAAYRAALRAIYPGRAVRCAILWTASRSVMELPDKLMDRVAAALDPTSARP, from the coding sequence ATGACGGATGACGCGACGCTGAACCAGATCGCCGCCGCCGATCCGCTGCGGTCCACCTGGCTGACGGCGAATGCGGGGTCGGGCAAGACGCGGGTGCTGACCGACCGGGTCGCGCGGCTGCTGCTGTCGGGCTGCGCGCCCGAACGCATCCTGTGCCTGACCTATACCAAGGCCGCGGCGACCGAGATGCAGAACCGCCTGCTGCGGCGCCTGGGCGGATGGGCGATGCTGCCCGAGCCTGACCTGCGCGCAGCCCTGGCCGATCTGGGCGCGGGCGAGGCGCCCGATCTGGCGCAGGCGCGGCGGCTGTTCGCCCGCGCCATCGAGACGCCGGGCGGGCTGAAGGTGCAGACCATCCACAGTTTTTGCGCCACCCTGCTGCGGCGTTTCCCGCTGGAGGCCGGCGTGCCGATGGGCTTTGCCGAGCTGGACGACCGCAGCGCCCGTGCGCTGCGCGCCGAGATCGTCGAAGAGATGGCGCGTGACGGCCACCCGGCGATGGACGACCTGACCGCGCTGCATGGCGGCGACAATCTGGACGCGTTCCTGACCGGGCTGTCGCAGGCCGACCATGAACGCGCGCCCGACGCGCAGGCGATCCGCGCCGCGCTGGACCTGCCCGCCGGTCTGACGCTGGACAGTCTGCTGGACCATGTCTTTTCGGGCGGCGAGGGCGATCTGTTCGACGCGCTGCTGCCGATTTTCCAGACCGGCGCGGCGACCGACCTCAGGCTGGCCGGGCGGCTGCGCCACGGCAACTGGCGCGCGCCGGGCCTGGCCGAGCTGGACCTGCTGACCGGCGCGCTGCTGACCGGGTCCGGCACGGCCGCACCCTTCACCGCCAAGATCGGCAAGCTGCCGACCAAGGCGCTGCGCACCGGGCCCTGCGCGCCCTTCATGGCGGAGCTGGAGGATCTGATGCTGCGCGTGCAGGACGCGCGCGCCGATGCCCTGGCGCTGGCGCTGGCGGACAAGACGCTGGCGCTGCACCGCTTTGCCCATGAATTCACCCGCCGTCTGGCGCGGCGCAAGGCGGCGCAGGGCTGGCTGGATTTCGACGACCTGATCCGTAGGACCGCGCAGCTTTTGCGCGAATCCAGCATGGCGCAATGGGTGTTGTGGCGGCTGGATGGCGGGATCGACCATATCCTTGTGGACGAGGCGCAGGACACCAGCCCCGAACAATGGCAGGTGATCCGCAGCCTGACCGACGAATTCACCAGCGGCGCGGGCGCGCAGGACCGCACGCGGACGCTGTTCGTGGTGGGCGATCCCAAGCAGTCGATCTATTCCTTCCAGGGTGCCGACATCGCCGTGTTCGAGGAGATGCGCGCCCGCTTCGACCGCGATTTCCGGGCGGTGCAGCAGCCGATGCAGCAGCGCGACCTGACCCATTCCTTCCGCTCGTCGCCGGCGATCCTGTCGCTGGTCGATGCGGTGTTCCGGGACGATGCGGCACAGGGTCTGGGCGATCCGCCGCGCCATATCGCCTTTCGCGATGCGCTGCCGGGCCGGGTCGATATCTGGCCGCCGCTGCCCGAACCCGACAAGCCCGATCCCGGCGACTGGACGCGGCCGGTCGATGCGCCGGCGGAAAATGCCGCCGACACTGTGCTGGCGCGCGCGATCGCGGCGCAGATCGCGGCGATGATCGGCACGCCGCTGCCGGATGCGAAAACCGGCGCGACGCGCACGGTCGGCCCCGGCGACATCCAGATCCTGGTCCAGCGCCGCGCCGGGCTGTTCGACGATCTGCTGCGCGAACTGAAGGCCGCCGGCCTGCCCGTCGCGGGCGCGGACCGGCTGAAGCTGGCCGCCGAACTGGCCGTGCGCGACATCACCGCGACCCTGTCGGTGCTGGTCACGCCCGAGGACGATCTGTCGCTGGCCGCCGCCCTGCGCTCGCCCCTGTTCGGGCTGTCCGAGGATGCGCTGTACCGTCTGGCCGCCGGGCGCGGACGCCGGACGCTGTGGCAGAAGCTGCGCGAATCGGATCACGGGCGCGCGCGCGACGTGCTGTACGATCTGGCCGGCCAGACCGATTTCCTGCGGCCCTATGACCTGATCTCGCGGCTGCTGACCCGGCATGGCGGGCGCGCGGCGCTGATCGCGCGACTGGGACAGGAGGCCGAGGACGGGATCGACGAATTGCTATCGCAGGCCTTGGCCTACGAATCCGCCGAAACGCCGTCGCTGACCGGGTTTCTGGTCTGGCTGTCCGGCGACGAGGTCGAGGTCAAGCGGCAATTGCCCGGCGGCGCGGGCGGGCTGATCCGGATCATGACGGTGCATGGCGCGAAGGGGCTGGAAAGCCCCATCGTGATCCTGCCGGAAACGATGAAGCGTCGCCCCGACACCCGCAGCCGCATCGTGCGCATGGACGGCAGACCGATCTGGCGCGGCATCGCCGCCGAACGCCCCGATCCGGTGGCCAGGGCGGTCGCCGAACAGCAGCGCCTGCAGGAAGAGGAACGCCGGCGGCTGCTGTATGTCGCGATGACGCGCGCGGAAAGCTGGCTGATCGTGGCGGCGGCGGGCGACACCGGCAGCGGGCTGGACAGCTGGCACGCGATGATCGTCGAGGGCGCGACGCGCGCGCCGCTGGAGCGGGCCGAGATCCGGATCGAGGGCGTCGGCACGGCGCTGCGGCTGTCCTTTGGCGACTGGCCCATGGGTGCTGCCCGCGCCGACGGCCCTGCCGCCATGCAGGTCGCGGTGCCCGACTGGGCGCGCGCGCCCGCCCCGGTTCCGCCCGATCCGCCCCGGATCGTTGCGGCGACCGGGCTTGGCGGGGCCAAGGTGCTGGGCCGGCCGGTCGCGGACGCCGACCACGAGGCCGCGATGCTGCGCGGCACAAGGCTGCATCTGCTGCTGGAACATCTGCCCGACGCGCCGCCCGACAGATGGCCGGACCTGGCCCGCGCGGCCCTGGCCGGGGCCGAGGGCGGCCTGCCCGACGCCGAGGAATTCGCCGCGCTGCTGGACGAGGCGCGGGCGGTCATCACCGCCCCGGCGCTGGCCGATGTGATGCGGACGCCGCCCGGCGCGACCGTGCTGCGCGAGGTCGGGCTGACCGCGCCGCTGAACGGGTCCGACATCCTGCACGGCACGATCGACCGGCTGCTGGTCGGCGCGACCGAGGTGCTGGCCGTCGATTACAAATCGAACGCGCAGGTTCCGGCCACGCCCGAGGATGTACCGACCGGCATCCTGCGCCAGATGGCCGCCTATCGCGCGGCGCTGCGGGCGATCTATCCCGGCCGCGCGGTGCGCTGCGCGATCCTGTGGACCGCTTCGCGCAGCGTGATGGAGCTGCCCGATAAGCTGATGGACCGGGTCGCTGCCGCCCTTGACCCCACGTCCGCGCGTCCATAG
- the trxA gene encoding thioredoxin encodes MATVHVNDSEFDAEVRQADTPVIVDFWAEWCGPCKQIGPALEELSDEYEGKVKIVKVNVDENPEQAAALGVRGIPALFMFKDGEVVSNRMGAAPKAALKSWIDESV; translated from the coding sequence ATGGCAACCGTCCACGTCAATGACAGCGAATTCGACGCCGAAGTGCGTCAGGCCGACACCCCGGTGATCGTCGATTTCTGGGCCGAATGGTGCGGTCCGTGCAAGCAGATCGGTCCCGCGCTGGAGGAATTGTCGGACGAATACGAAGGCAAGGTGAAGATCGTCAAGGTGAACGTGGACGAGAATCCCGAACAGGCCGCCGCGCTTGGCGTGCGCGGGATTCCGGCGCTGTTCATGTTCAAGGATGGCGAGGTCGTGTCGAACCGGATGGGCGCGGCGCCGAAAGCCGCGCTGAAAAGCTGGATCGACGAATCGGTCTGA
- the hslV gene encoding ATP-dependent protease subunit HslV yields MADDRFPGWHGTTILAVRRGGKVVIAGDGQVSVGQTVMKGSARKVRRLTPGGREVLTGFAGSTADAFTLLERLEKKLEGAPGQLQRACVELAKDWRTDKYLRNLEAMLLVTDGDQIFVVTGAGDVLEPEHDVAAIGSGGNFALAAARGLLETDLDAEEVARKALAIAADICVYTNGNLTVETLQG; encoded by the coding sequence ATGGCGGATGACAGGTTTCCCGGCTGGCACGGCACGACGATCCTGGCCGTGCGGCGCGGCGGCAAGGTGGTGATCGCGGGCGACGGGCAGGTCAGCGTGGGCCAGACGGTGATGAAGGGCAGCGCCCGCAAGGTCCGCCGCCTGACGCCAGGCGGACGCGAGGTGCTGACCGGGTTCGCAGGCTCGACCGCGGATGCGTTCACCCTGCTGGAACGGCTTGAGAAGAAGCTGGAAGGCGCGCCGGGACAGTTGCAGCGCGCCTGCGTCGAACTGGCCAAGGACTGGCGCACGGACAAGTATCTGCGCAATCTTGAGGCGATGCTTCTGGTCACGGATGGCGACCAGATCTTTGTCGTGACCGGCGCGGGAGACGTGCTGGAACCCGAACATGACGTCGCAGCCATCGGCTCGGGCGGCAATTTCGCCCTGGCCGCGGCGCGCGGGCTGCTGGAAACAGATCTGGACGCCGAAGAGGTCGCCCGGAAGGCGCTGGCCATTGCGGCCGATATCTGCGTCTACACCAACGGAAACCTGACCGTCGAGACGTTGCAGGGGTAA
- the hslU gene encoding ATP-dependent protease ATPase subunit HslU, which produces MTDLTPREIVSELDRFIIGQKEAKRAVSVALRNRWRRKQLGDDLRDEVYPKNILMIGPTGVGKTEISRRLARLANAPFIKVEATKFTEVGYVGRDVEQIIRDLADTAIVDTRERMREAVKARAHDSAQERVVEALAGEGAREGTRQMFRDKLKRGELDDTVIELELQDHSNPLGGLEIPGQPGASLGGMMDLSGLMKAFGGRRVRRKVTVAESYDLLIAEEADKLLDDEVVKAAALESVQESGIVFIDEIDKVSARSDARGGDVSREGVQRDLLPLIEGTTVSTKYGPVKTDHILFIASGAFHVAKPSDLLPELQGRLPIRVELRALTEEDFIRILTETDNALTRQYSALMATEGVTVSFTEDGIAALARIAAEVNGAVENIGARRLYTVIERVFEELSFAAPDKSGESVSVDADYVEKNLGDLARSADLSRYVL; this is translated from the coding sequence ATGACCGACCTGACGCCGCGCGAAATCGTATCCGAGCTGGACCGTTTCATCATCGGCCAGAAAGAGGCCAAGCGGGCGGTTTCCGTCGCGCTGCGCAATCGCTGGCGGCGCAAGCAGCTGGGCGACGATCTGCGCGACGAGGTCTATCCCAAGAACATCCTGATGATCGGCCCGACCGGCGTCGGCAAGACCGAGATCAGCCGCCGGCTGGCGCGGCTGGCCAACGCGCCCTTCATCAAGGTCGAGGCGACGAAGTTCACCGAAGTCGGCTATGTCGGCCGCGATGTGGAACAGATCATCCGCGATCTGGCCGATACCGCGATCGTGGATACGCGTGAGCGGATGCGCGAGGCCGTGAAGGCCAGGGCGCATGATTCGGCGCAGGAGCGGGTGGTCGAGGCGCTGGCGGGCGAAGGCGCGCGCGAGGGCACGCGGCAGATGTTCCGCGACAAGCTGAAGCGCGGCGAACTGGACGACACGGTGATCGAACTGGAATTGCAGGATCATTCGAACCCGCTTGGCGGGCTGGAGATTCCGGGCCAGCCGGGCGCATCCCTGGGCGGGATGATGGATCTGTCGGGGCTGATGAAGGCGTTCGGCGGGCGGCGCGTCCGGCGCAAGGTGACGGTCGCAGAAAGCTATGACCTGCTGATCGCGGAAGAGGCCGACAAGCTGCTGGACGACGAGGTGGTCAAGGCCGCGGCGCTGGAATCGGTGCAGGAAAGCGGGATCGTCTTCATCGACGAGATCGACAAGGTCAGCGCGCGGTCGGACGCGCGCGGCGGCGATGTCAGCCGCGAGGGGGTGCAGCGCGATCTGCTGCCGCTGATTGAGGGCACGACGGTCAGCACCAAATACGGCCCCGTCAAGACCGATCATATCCTGTTCATCGCCTCGGGCGCGTTCCACGTCGCCAAACCAAGCGACCTGCTGCCCGAATTGCAGGGCCGGCTGCCGATCCGGGTCGAGCTGCGCGCCCTGACCGAGGAGGATTTCATCCGCATCCTGACCGAGACCGACAACGCCCTGACGCGCCAGTACAGCGCGCTGATGGCGACCGAGGGCGTCACCGTCAGCTTTACCGAGGACGGCATCGCGGCCTTGGCCCGCATCGCCGCCGAGGTGAACGGCGCGGTCGAGAATATCGGCGCGCGCAGGCTTTACACCGTGATCGAGCGCGTGTTCGAAGAGCTGTCCTTTGCCGCCCCCGACAAAAGCGGCGAAAGCGTCAGCGTCGATGCCGATTATGTCGAGAAGAACCTGGGCGACCTGGCGCGGTCGGCCGATCTGTCGCGCTATGTTCTGTAG
- a CDS encoding PLD nuclease N-terminal domain-containing protein, protein MEYIFGIIIFVLDIWAIAQVINTNESTGTKILWIALIAILPLVGLIIWYFAGPKSNYSA, encoded by the coding sequence ATGGAATATATCTTCGGAATCATCATCTTCGTTCTGGATATCTGGGCAATCGCGCAGGTCATCAACACGAATGAAAGCACCGGGACCAAGATCCTGTGGATCGCGCTGATCGCGATTCTGCCCCTTGTCGGCCTGATCATCTGGTATTTCGCCGGACCGAAGTCGAATTATTCGGCCTGA
- a CDS encoding Smr/MutS family protein, producing the protein MSRRRRRLSAEERALWDRIARSATPLDPDTRPHPKADPGADSSRHVRQTPAQPAPDPAATSGTMFRVGQATRPGPSMHDRAPSPAERLSGAPVRMDHKVHKRMSQGKLRPEARLDLHGMTLAAAHPELIRFILSCQRRGMRLVLVITGKGKGGHGPLPTRPGALRHQVPHWLHSPPLSAAVQQVAPAHYRHGGEGAYYVYLRRAAG; encoded by the coding sequence ATGTCACGGCGCCGGCGTCGTCTGTCCGCCGAGGAACGGGCGTTGTGGGACCGCATCGCCCGCAGCGCCACACCGCTTGATCCCGACACGCGGCCGCATCCCAAGGCCGATCCCGGCGCCGATTCGTCGCGCCATGTCCGCCAGACGCCGGCCCAGCCCGCCCCCGATCCGGCCGCGACCTCGGGCACGATGTTCCGGGTCGGTCAGGCGACCCGCCCCGGTCCGTCCATGCACGACCGTGCCCCAAGCCCGGCGGAACGGCTGTCGGGCGCGCCGGTGCGGATGGATCACAAGGTGCACAAACGCATGTCGCAGGGCAAGCTGCGCCCCGAGGCGCGGCTGGACCTGCATGGCATGACACTGGCCGCGGCCCATCCCGAACTGATCCGCTTCATCCTGTCCTGCCAGCGCAGGGGGATGCGTCTGGTGCTGGTGATCACCGGCAAGGGCAAGGGCGGGCACGGCCCGTTGCCGACCCGGCCCGGCGCGCTGCGCCATCAGGTGCCGCACTGGCTGCACAGCCCGCCGCTGTCGGCCGCGGTCCAGCAGGTCGCCCCCGCCCATTACCGGCACGGGGGCGAAGGCGCCTATTACGTCTATCTCAGACGGGCGGCGGGCTGA
- a CDS encoding Tim44/TimA family putative adaptor protein, producing the protein MSNPLIQLLVLAAIAIFLILRLRNVLGTRDGFEPTKVETSEPKRRFEVIEGTAEEPDHDIIDHAEPGSPAAEALAAMKRAEPSFGVHDFLTGAKSAYEMILMAFERGDLSEVRPFLDDPVAEAFQSVIDARKAQGQTVEAQFLGIRDTALAGAEFDRDSGEAEVSVRFVGELIAATRDADGNVVEGEPKTPRKQRDVWTFARRMGQNDPNWQLVATG; encoded by the coding sequence ATGTCCAACCCGCTGATCCAGTTGCTTGTGCTGGCCGCGATCGCGATCTTCCTGATCCTGCGGCTGCGCAATGTTCTGGGCACGCGCGACGGCTTCGAACCCACCAAGGTCGAAACGTCCGAGCCCAAGCGCCGTTTCGAGGTGATCGAGGGCACCGCCGAGGAACCCGATCACGACATCATCGACCACGCCGAACCCGGCAGCCCCGCCGCCGAGGCGCTGGCCGCGATGAAACGGGCCGAGCCGTCCTTCGGCGTTCACGATTTCCTGACCGGCGCGAAATCCGCCTATGAGATGATCCTGATGGCGTTCGAACGCGGCGATCTGTCCGAGGTGCGGCCGTTTCTGGACGATCCCGTGGCCGAGGCGTTCCAGTCGGTCATCGACGCCCGCAAGGCGCAGGGCCAGACCGTCGAGGCGCAGTTTCTGGGCATTCGCGACACCGCGCTGGCAGGGGCGGAATTCGACCGCGACAGCGGCGAGGCCGAGGTCTCGGTCCGGTTCGTGGGCGAACTGATCGCCGCCACGCGGGATGCCGACGGAAACGTGGTCGAGGGCGAGCCGAAAACCCCGCGCAAGCAGCGCGATGTGTGGACCTTCGCCCGCCGCATGGGCCAGAACGACCCGAACTGGCAGCTGGTCGCCACCGGCTGA
- a CDS encoding FxsA family protein has product MWLFWLFVAVPIVEIALFIQVGGLIGLWPTLAIVVLTALVGTALMRSQGAHAWAEIQRSFSEMRDPTRPLAHGVMILVAGMLLLTPGFFTDTLGLLLLIPAVRDGVMRQIARRVRVTRVEMGGMRREPHRPPHGDGVIDGDYVVEDDAPRRPSAPPDHPRDPGRGGTSGWTRH; this is encoded by the coding sequence ATGTGGCTTTTCTGGCTGTTCGTGGCCGTGCCGATCGTCGAGATCGCGCTGTTCATTCAGGTCGGCGGTCTGATCGGCCTGTGGCCCACGCTGGCCATCGTGGTGCTGACCGCCCTGGTCGGCACCGCGCTGATGCGCAGCCAGGGCGCCCATGCCTGGGCCGAGATCCAGCGCAGCTTCAGCGAGATGCGCGATCCGACGCGGCCACTGGCCCATGGCGTGATGATCCTGGTCGCCGGCATGCTGCTGCTGACGCCGGGGTTTTTCACCGACACGCTTGGGCTGTTGCTGCTGATCCCGGCGGTGCGCGATGGGGTCATGCGCCAGATCGCGCGGCGCGTCCGCGTCACCCGCGTCGAGATGGGGGGGATGCGTCGCGAACCGCATCGGCCGCCGCATGGCGACGGCGTGATCGACGGCGACTATGTCGTCGAGGATGACGCGCCGCGCCGCCCGTCCGCGCCGCCCGATCATCCCCGCGATCCCGGCCGCGGCGGCACGTCGGGCTGGACGCGGCATTGA
- the secB gene encoding protein-export chaperone SecB: MADENTPNGEAQTQPQVRMQILAQYIRDLSFENAVATKGAPQGDVQPEMTVQVSLDARKRQTEHQYEVISKFRVTSVNKGDGQTMFLAELDYGGVFHIEGVPEDQMHPFLMIECPRMLFPFVRRIISDLTRDGGFPPFNMDPVDFVALYRQELARRAKSQAETGAPADQKLS, translated from the coding sequence ATGGCTGACGAGAATACCCCCAACGGCGAGGCGCAGACGCAGCCTCAGGTCCGCATGCAGATTCTGGCGCAGTATATCCGCGATCTGTCCTTCGAGAACGCGGTCGCCACCAAGGGCGCGCCGCAGGGCGACGTTCAGCCCGAGATGACCGTTCAGGTCAGCCTGGACGCCCGCAAGCGGCAGACCGAACACCAGTACGAGGTGATTTCCAAATTTCGCGTCACCTCGGTCAACAAGGGCGACGGCCAGACGATGTTTCTGGCCGAGCTGGATTATGGCGGCGTCTTTCACATAGAAGGCGTCCCCGAGGATCAGATGCACCCGTTCCTGATGATCGAATGTCCGCGCATGCTGTTTCCCTTCGTGCGCCGGATCATTTCGGATCTGACCCGCGATGGCGGCTTTCCGCCGTTCAACATGGACCCGGTCGATTTCGTGGCGCTGTATCGTCAGGAACTGGCGCGCAGGGCCAAGTCGCAGGCCGAGACCGGCGCGCCGGCCGATCAGAAACTGTCCTGA
- a CDS encoding HD family hydrolase, with protein MPPRPRRAWQRMLSGRRLDLLDPTPFDIEITDIAHGLAFVARWNGQTHGDWPYSVAEHSLLVEDIFSRLNAGCEPKWRLAALLHDGPEYVIGDMISPVKSALGREYGAMDERLAAAIHRRFGLPAALPPAIKRRIKQADRISARLEAVRIAGFAEPEARRLFPLQNEAILSTLHLDLRPPVEVRRAFLDRFEALIGMIDAGTGSGG; from the coding sequence ATGCCGCCGCGGCCGCGTCGTGCCTGGCAGCGCATGCTGTCGGGCCGGCGCCTTGACCTTCTGGACCCGACGCCGTTCGACATCGAGATCACCGACATCGCGCACGGGCTGGCCTTTGTCGCGCGCTGGAACGGGCAGACCCATGGCGACTGGCCCTATTCCGTGGCCGAACATTCGCTGCTGGTCGAGGATATATTCTCGCGGCTGAATGCGGGTTGCGAGCCGAAATGGCGTCTGGCCGCGCTTTTGCACGATGGGCCTGAATATGTGATCGGCGACATGATATCGCCGGTCAAATCGGCCTTGGGCCGCGAATATGGGGCGATGGATGAAAGGCTGGCGGCGGCAATTCACCGCCGTTTCGGCCTGCCCGCCGCCCTGCCGCCGGCGATCAAAAGACGGATCAAACAGGCGGATCGCATTTCCGCACGGCTTGAGGCGGTTCGGATCGCCGGTTTTGCCGAACCCGAGGCGCGGCGTCTTTTCCCGTTGCAGAACGAAGCCATCCTGTCGACTCTGCACCTGGATCTGCGCCCGCCGGTCGAGGTGCGGCGGGCGTTTCTGGACCGTTTCGAGGCGCTGATCGGGATGATCGACGCCGGAACCGGTTCCGGCGGCTGA
- a CDS encoding H-NS histone family protein, producing the protein MNTDFDNMSLKEMRDLRAKLDRAINSYEDRKRREALNAVEEAAREHGFNLADLTGGKARRAGTVPPKYANPQDPTMTWTGRGRKPRWVQENLDQGKQLEDLLI; encoded by the coding sequence ATGAATACCGACTTCGATAACATGTCGCTAAAGGAAATGCGCGATTTGCGCGCCAAGCTGGACCGCGCGATCAATTCCTATGAGGATCGCAAACGCCGCGAAGCCCTGAATGCCGTCGAAGAGGCCGCGCGCGAGCATGGCTTCAACCTGGCCGATCTGACCGGCGGCAAGGCGCGCCGCGCCGGCACCGTGCCGCCGAAATACGCCAACCCGCAGGACCCGACGATGACCTGGACCGGACGCGGACGCAAACCGCGTTGGGTGCAGGAAAACCTGGATCAGGGCAAGCAGTTGGAAGACCTGCTGATCTGA
- a CDS encoding ActR/PrrA/RegA family redox response regulator transcription factor → MNDQQADRIGADPSLLLVDDDELFVTRLARAMEKRGFRPRTALSVADAIALIGQQPPAYAVIDLRLEDGSGLDVVETLRAAREDARIIVLTGYGAIATAVAAVKMGATDYLAKPADANDVMAALLASGETLPPPPESPMSADRVRWEHIQRVYEQCDRNVSETARRLHMHRRTLQRILAKRGPR, encoded by the coding sequence ATGAATGATCAGCAAGCCGACAGGATCGGCGCGGACCCGTCCCTTCTGCTGGTGGATGACGACGAACTGTTCGTGACGCGGCTGGCGCGCGCGATGGAAAAGCGCGGCTTCCGGCCGCGCACCGCGCTGAGCGTGGCCGACGCCATCGCGCTGATCGGCCAGCAGCCGCCGGCCTATGCGGTCATCGACTTGCGGCTTGAGGATGGCAGCGGTCTGGACGTGGTCGAGACGCTGCGCGCCGCGCGCGAGGATGCGCGCATCATCGTGCTGACCGGCTATGGCGCCATCGCGACGGCGGTGGCGGCGGTGAAGATGGGCGCCACCGATTATCTGGCGAAACCCGCCGATGCCAATGACGTGATGGCCGCGCTGCTGGCCAGCGGCGAAACATTGCCGCCCCCGCCCGAAAGCCCGATGTCGGCGGATCGCGTCCGGTGGGAACATATTCAAAGGGTTTACGAACAATGCGACCGGAATGTCAGTGAAACGGCGCGGCGATTGCATATGCACCGCCGCACCCTTCAGCGAATTCTTGCCAAGCGCGGTCCAAGATAG
- a CDS encoding SCO family protein encodes MPDRKMLLITGTVAAVTLLIAGGAYVFVQQSGDRFAQCRASTVAGGLDSFGTDFTLTRDDGQRVTADEVFTRPTLLYFGYTFCPDVCPLDTARNAEAQALLAEQGRDVQTVFITVDPARDTPQVLADFTDLFSDDMIGLTGSTQEIAAVNKGWRNYFKLHDDQDDEYYLVDHMTHTYLVMPGNRTVEFFRREVTPQQMAEGVGCFLDAAS; translated from the coding sequence ATGCCAGACCGCAAGATGCTGCTGATTACGGGAACGGTGGCCGCCGTGACGCTGCTGATCGCCGGCGGCGCCTATGTCTTTGTCCAGCAATCGGGCGACCGTTTCGCCCAGTGTCGCGCCAGCACCGTCGCCGGCGGGCTGGACAGTTTCGGCACCGATTTCACCCTGACGCGCGACGATGGCCAGCGCGTGACCGCCGATGAAGTCTTTACCCGGCCCACGCTTCTGTATTTCGGATACACGTTCTGCCCGGATGTCTGCCCACTGGACACCGCCCGCAATGCCGAGGCGCAGGCGCTGCTGGCCGAACAGGGGCGCGATGTGCAGACCGTGTTCATCACCGTCGATCCGGCGCGCGACACGCCGCAGGTTCTGGCCGATTTCACCGATCTGTTTTCCGACGACATGATCGGGCTGACCGGTTCCACGCAGGAAATCGCCGCGGTGAACAAGGGCTGGCGCAATTATTTCAAGCTGCACGACGATCAGGACGACGAATATTATCTGGTCGATCACATGACCCACACCTATCTGGTCATGCCCGGAAACCGGACGGTCGAATTCTTCCGGCGCGAGGTCACGCCGCAGCAGATGGCCGAGGGCGTCGGCTGCTTCCTCGACGCGGCGTCCTGA